Proteins co-encoded in one Streptomyces sp. NBC_01283 genomic window:
- a CDS encoding alpha/beta fold hydrolase, whose amino-acid sequence MQQRQQRQQQYVEVAPGIKLWTERRGDPEAPALLLIMGAQASGLGWPDALADDLATRHQVIRYDHRDTGRSTSTFDQRPYPITDLAQDVVAVLDALGVERAHLVGMSLGGMLTQLVLADHPERVLSATLIGTCALSEAPYAAPDGTEIPVAELPGIAPEVLELWSRPVEDAGLEAELDRRVEHWRVLNGRQLGVDDAYFRDLERRIIEHTGTHIASTAHARADDSHMLRTDALAGTKVPTLVVSAPAEPVFPPPHPQHLAQVVGGGTAHLVEIPGMGHALPPAVQGPLAEAVLAHTASLRP is encoded by the coding sequence ATGCAGCAAAGGCAGCAACGTCAGCAGCAGTACGTCGAAGTCGCCCCCGGCATCAAGCTGTGGACGGAGCGGCGCGGTGACCCCGAGGCCCCCGCCCTGCTCCTGATCATGGGCGCCCAGGCCTCCGGTCTCGGCTGGCCCGACGCCCTGGCCGACGATCTCGCCACCCGGCATCAGGTCATCCGCTACGACCACCGGGACACGGGCCGCTCCACCTCCACCTTCGACCAACGCCCTTACCCCATAACCGACTTGGCGCAGGATGTCGTAGCGGTCCTGGACGCCCTGGGAGTGGAGCGCGCGCATCTGGTGGGCATGTCCCTCGGCGGCATGCTGACCCAGCTGGTCCTCGCCGACCATCCCGAGCGCGTCCTCAGCGCCACGCTGATCGGCACCTGCGCGCTCAGCGAAGCCCCATACGCGGCCCCGGACGGAACCGAGATCCCCGTGGCCGAACTCCCCGGCATAGCCCCGGAAGTCCTGGAGCTGTGGTCCCGCCCGGTGGAGGACGCGGGGCTAGAGGCCGAACTGGACCGCAGGGTGGAGCACTGGCGCGTCCTGAACGGCCGCCAACTCGGCGTGGACGACGCGTACTTCCGTGACCTGGAGCGCCGTATCATCGAGCACACCGGCACTCACATCGCCTCGACGGCGCATGCCCGGGCCGACGACTCCCACATGCTCCGCACCGACGCCCTGGCCGGGACGAAGGTCCCCACGCTCGTCGTCTCCGCCCCGGCCGAGCCGGTGTTCCCGCCCCCGCATCCGCAGCACCTGGCCCAGGTCGTCGGTGGCGGCACCGCGCACCTGGTGGAGATCCCGGGCATGGGTCACGCACTGCCCCCGGCGGTCCAGGGTCCCCTCGCGGAAGCGGTCCTGGCCCACACCGCGTCCCTCCGCCCCTAG